In Lacinutrix sp. Bg11-31, the DNA window CAGGAATATATCTTGCTAATAGCTGGCGTGTTTTAATCTCTTTAGAATTAAAAGCTTCATCTATTAAATCTTTATACGTTGGATAGTCTGGTTTCTTTATCGCTTCTTTTAAAACCGCTATTCTTTCGGTATAAAAACCTTTAGGCAATGCTGTTACTAAGCTTGAAAAAACATAGCCATTCTCGTCTGTTCTGTAGGTTAAATAATCGGCATCGACTATAGTTTCTAAAAAAGCGATACTTTCATTCTTCTTTAAAGTGGCTCTCATTTTTGCTATTGGCAGTTTTTTAGACAATAACCATTCGTTTTTAAAACTACTTAAACTTTGTCCAGACACTTTTTCAACTTCAGTTATAAAATCTTGAGTCTCAACATTTTTAAAAGCATGCTTGTTTAAATACCGTTTTACAGCTTCTTTAAAAGCCTTCTCTCCTACTTTCTCCTTTAAAACATGTAAAGCCCAAGCACCTTTTTTATAAAAGGTAGCACTACTTGCTTTTGGATCCAGTAAAGCTGTTGCCTCTTCTGCTATTTCTTGATTAATTAACTCCTTTGCATATTCATAAAGCGTATTGTAATAATAATTGTCACCAAAAATATCGCGTTCAGCTAATAAAGCATAATATGTTGCAAAACCTTCTTGCAACCAATGGTGCTTACCTTCGGTTGCTGTTACAAAATCTCCAAACCATTGGTGAGCGAGTTCATGCGCATTTACGTTTACGTAGTTTTTATCTACAAAACTAGTTTCATCAATCATGAAATCGTCACTAAAAATAGTAAGACTTGTATTTTCCATTCCAGAATACAAAAAGTCTTTAACTGGCACTTGTTTGTAATTTTGCCATGGATACGCTACACCTATTTCTTCTTCTAAGAAATCGAACATTTCTTTTGTGTAACGATACGTTGGTTCTACTCTTGCAGAATCTTCAGGGTAATAGTAAAGCTGTATTGGTATTCCACTTTTAGACGTTATTTCTTTTTTATTGTATTTACCAATTGCCAATGCTACTAGGTAACTTGCCATTGGTTTTTGCATGTCGTAATGCCACTCTGTGCTTTTTTCACCAACTTCCTTATCAATAAGTTTTCCATTTGCTAAAACCTCGTATCCATTCTGATATATAATTGATAAATCGAACTCTATTTTATCATTTACATCATCTATACTCGGTAACCAATTACTAGTGTATTTACCTTGACCTTGTGTCCAAATTTGGTCGTTATCATCTTTTTTAATGAAGTAAATTGCTTTCTTAGGATGTGAAAAAACAGAAGTCCTGAAGAAGTATTTTTCTTTCTTTTTAAATTTTTTAATTATATAAAATTTAGATTCATCATAATAATGTTTAAAATTTTCTTCTCTTTCATTTTTTTTAATATTATGAAGATACAAACCTCTAAGGTTCATATTACGAGCATCAATAAAAATTGTATCGGTATCTTTTTTAATTTCAAAAGTAATTTTTACTGAGCCTGAAACTTTATTATCAAAATCTCTAAAGTTTAATTCTGCATCTATTGAATTAAAATCAACATATTCAGTTTGTTGCGCTTTCGCTGAAAAACATAGCATCGTAATTAATATATAAAAGAAGTGTTTCATAAGTAGATTTAAACAAGTATCAAGCCAAAATACAATTTTTTTATCACGCTAAGCATTCGAATATTTAGTAACACTATCAGTTTACACTAAATAACTGCCTTTAAACGAAATAGCAGCAGCAACATCGCAAATGTTATGAAATAAACTATTTTTGCACAAAATTTAGAATCTTAAAAAAAACAGTAATGAAAACATTTTTAGTACCTATTAGTTCGCTTAAAGAAAAAAAAGCTACACTTATTTATGCTATCGACTTTGCCAAAGCAGTTGGAGCAGAAATGATTTACGGTATACAATTAACAGAAATTGATGAAAAAGATCATTTAGAAAAAATCATCGAACATGCTAAAAGTCAAGGCATTGATATTAACTTTCGTTTTTATGAAGGTGAAACAATAGAGTATATTAAAGAGTTTTGCGAAGATTTTAAAGTAGATTTGGTTGTAGCATCTGCTAGAACACCTAAAACTAATGAAAAACTTTATCTCGACGATTTATCTGGAAGTATTGTTAGAAAAACAGATATGCCTGTTTTATTAATACCTGAAGATTATAAATTTGAAACTATAGCAACCGTATTAACTGCTATAAAATCTGGTATTGTTAAAACTGAAGAAGCTACAAAACCTATTGAAACTATACTTTTAAAATTGAAAGCCCAAATGACGCTTTTACAAGTTAAAACGCCAGAGTATCTTCCTGAAGATTTAATGTTCGATAAAGATTTAGCGGCTTTAACTTCTAAATACTACTCTACAGAAAATGCAACACTTTTTCAAGGTGTTCTAGAATACATACATGTTATAGAACCAGATCTTATCTGTGTTTTTAGACGTAAACGTGGTTTCTTCCAGAAACTATGGAGCGAAACAGTTAACGATAATAGTGTAAGAAAATCGGATTTCGAAAGTAGAAAACCTTTATTAGTACTTAAAGGAGAGCAATAATACATGCTTTATTACACATAAAAAAAGACCACCAATTTAAATAAATTGGTGGTCTTTTTAGTATAACTATTTAAAGTTTAATCTATTATAACGGGTGCAGTTATTACAGAATTACTTTTTACAACTACGTATGTAGAAGTTGCATAATATGCACTTCCATTAGCGCCATCATTAACCCAATCTTCAAAGTCATATTCAAAAGTAAAAATACTGCCTCCCATTGAAGCTCCTAAATCGTCTATTCTTGTTGGTACTGCCATTCCAGGACACCAACCTGCTCTATCTTGCGTCCAATTTCCTGGGTTTTGATTATTTACGGGATTAGCTGCACAGCCTAAAGGTCCTAAATAGTGACTAAAAGTATTACTTCCGTCTATTTTTATATCGTGCGTTCTATAACACCATTCTGCACAAGGTCTTCCTCCAGCATCATTTGGTGTTGCGTGTCCCCAACCAGAAATAACAGTTCTTAAATGTGTGCTTTCTGCGTTAGCAGGAATAACAACTTGTTTATCTAAATCGAAACTATGCGCTACACCATATGGAACACCATCTATAGAATTAACATGATAGCCTAAAACCTCTGAAACTGCATAATAAGGATAATCTGGAGTCCCTTCAATATAATCGAAATCTACAGTAATTAAATCGGCTTTAGAAGTCCAGTTCTCAATATAAATTCTTAATTCTGTTGCTCCTGTTAGTAAGCTTTTAAAATCGGTTACATCAAACTCTAAACCTCTATCTAATTGCTGTGTTCCTGTCCAATATGGTGTAATATAACGTCCTATTTCGTACCAATCTCCTGTTATTTGGTCTTTTACTTTAATGTTAGCAAAACGATCCCAATCATCGCAACCTGAACTCGGACAATCAATTTGAACATACATTTTAATTTGTGCAATGTTTGTTAAATCTGAATGTAAAGTAAATGTTTGTGCTTCAGACTGATTAAAACCGCCTCCATAACCTAAGGCTTGCTCATTAAAAGCAACATAATTATGTCTTACTGGTGCTCCATTTCCTTCTAAAGCAATAACAGTATCTGTTGTATCAGCATTAGCTAATGTAAGCGTTCCAGTTGCAGCACCTAAAGTAATTGGGCTAAAACGCACATAAACTGTTGCATCATTATTTGCTGAAGCAGCAGGAATTTGTACAGATGAGGTAAATGTAATATTATCTAAAGACACATTAAAATCTGTACTAGCAGTAATCATAATATTAGAAACCAAATGATCTCCATTAATAGTAATATTCTGAGTCTCAGAATTTTCAGAAACCATAACATCTCCAAAATTATTAACAACTCCATTTACGTTTATTATTGGTGCAATGCTAACACCTGTACCAATTAACGAGAGTGTTTTTGTAGCAGCTTGCGAGCTTTCTAAAGTTATAGTTCCTGCAGTAATACCAACAGCGTTTGCCGTTGGAGAAAACCTTACATATATAATTGTGTTGCCAGAATTTCCAGAAGCTTTATCTATAGTTGCTTCACTACTAAAGCTTACGTCGTCAACAGAAACTTCAAAATTAACAGAGGTAGCAATCGCTATGTTTCCAACTAAACTTACGCCTTCAACTTCAAAACTTTGTGATGCAGAATGACTTAACACATCCACTTCTCCATAATTTGTAAAACTTCCTGTAGTTATTATTTTCGCTACAGGTGTTGCGTTTCCAGAATCGTCGTTACTACTACAATTAATAATAAATAACATTGCTATAACACCTGTAACTAGCTGAATAGCTTTTACTAACTTAGTTTTATTCATTTTATATTTTTTTAGTGGTTGCACGAATTTAGGAAAAATTCTATTTGTTTTTGATAAATCATGTATTTTAGTTTTTTATTACAAAAAATGACTACCAATCTTCAAACTTCTATAGATTACCTAAAAGGTGTTGGACCAAATCGTGCCGATTTGCTTCGCAGGGAACTTGGTATTCACACCTATCAAGACCTCATCAATTTATTTCCAAATCGCTATTTAGATCGTACAAAATATTACAACATAAATACGCTTTATCAAAACACTGCCGAAGTACAAGTTATAGGAAAAATTACTAGTTTTAAGGAAATTGCTCAAAAAAGAGGCAAGCGATTAGTTGCTACTTTTCAAGACGAAACGGGCACTATGGAATTGGTTTGGTTTCGTGGTCAAAAATGGATTAGAGAAGGTCTAAAATTAAATGTCTCTTATGTAATATTTGGCAAGGTAAATAGTTTTGGGGGGAAGTATAACATGGCACATCCCGACATCGAATTATTGAAAGAACATGAGCAAAATTTACGCTCTGCTTTGCAACCCATTTATCCTTCGACAGAGAAGTTATCTACCAGAGGAATCACGAACAGAATGATGATAAAAATCATGCAAAATCTGTTTATAGAAACTGGTGGGAAATTTGTAGAAACACTCTCGAAAAATTTACTCGAAAACTTGAAATTAGTTTCAAAATCTGAAGCCCTTTTAAACATCCATTTTCCTAAGGATTCTGAGGCGCTTTTTAAGGCTGAATTTAGACTTAAATTTGAAGAGCTTTTTTACATACAATTGCAATTAATTCTTAAAAATTTAATCCATAAATCGAAGATAAAAGGCTTTCCTTTTGAAACCGTTGGCGAACAATTTAACACCTTTTTTAAAAACCATTTACCGTTCGAATTAACAGGTGCACAGAAAAGAGTACTCAAAGAAATTAGAGCAGATATGGGTAGTAATGCCCAAATGAATCGTCTTTTACAAGGCGATGTTGGCTCTGGAAAGACTATTGTAGCATTAATGTCAATGTTAATAGCGGTTGGAAATGGTTTTCAAGCTTGTTTAATGGCGCCTACTGCTATTTTGTCAGTACAGCACTATAATGGTTTAGTTGAGTTATGTAAAGATTTAAAAATCAGCATTAAACTACTTCAAGGTTCAAGTAAAACTTCAGAGCGTCGCGAGATCCACGAAATGCTAGAAAGCGGCGAATTAGACATCTTAATTGGTACACATGCATTACTTGAAGATAAAGTAAAATTTAAAAATTTAGGCTTAGCAGTTATAGACGAGCAACACCGTTTTGGTGTAAAACAACGTTCTAAATTATGGAAAAAAAACACTCTCCCTCCTCACGTTTTGGTAATGACAGCAACACCAATTCCGCGAACCTTAGCCATGTCTGTTTATGGTGATTTAGACATCTCTGTTATAGACGAATTACCACCTGGTAGAAAGGCAATAAAAACGGTCCATAGATACGACTCAAATAGATTAAAAGTTTTCCAATTTATACGCTCCGAAATCAAGAAGAAAAGACAGGTTTATATTGTCTATCCTTTGATACAAGAAAGTGCCCAAATGGACTACAAAGATTTAATGGATGGTTACGAAAGTATTGCTCGAGATTTTCCTGCTCCAGAGTTTCAAATTTCGATAGTTCATGGCAAAATGAAACCTGCAGATAAGGAGTTCGAAATGCAACGTTTCATTAAAGGTCAAACGCAAATTATGGTGGCAACAACTGTAATTGAAGTTGGCGTAAATGTGCCAAATGCATCGGTCATGATTATTGAAAGTGCAGAGCGTTTTGGACTCTCTCAATTACACCAATTAAGAGGTCGAGTTGGTCGTGGTACAGAACAAAGTTATTGCATTTTAATGACGAGCCACAAGCAATCTGAAAACAGTAAAAAGCGAATTGAAACCATGGTAAAAACCAACGACGGTTTTGAAATTGCAGAAGTAGATTTAAACCTTCGTGGACCTGGAGATATTATGGGAACACAGCAAAGTGGAATACTAAACCTTAGGATAGCAGATATTATAAAAGATAGCGAGATATTAAAACATGCGAGACACCATGCTAAAAAACTTTTAGAAAAAGATCCATCGCTTGGTCATGCAGAAAATGCTGTAATTTTAGAAACTTATAGACAAATGGGTAAGTATAAAAACATCTGGAATTACATTTCATAAACACTCTACTCTACTCTACATTTCCCAAATGTTAATCGCACAATGCTCCTTCCTTTAGTTGAAGGAAGGTGGTTTTGTATAACAAAAGCGGATGGTTTGAAGAAAAAGAGCGAAGCTTCTTTTAAAAACGCAACCTAGCAACACAGTACAAAAACTCCTCTTTCTTCAAATTCTCTATCGGAATTTAAATTCATTCTCCTCTTTTAAATAAAGAGGAGAGCCACCACATAACAAACTTTATAGAAACAGCTCTAAAACATAAGCCAAACACCAATCACACAACGCTCCTTCCTTCAGTTGAAGGAAGGTGGTTTTGTATAACAAAAGCGGATGGTTTGAAGAAAAAGAGCGAAGCTTCTTTTTTTATTAGTATTACTTTAGCCAATCACAAGTAAAACGTCCAAAATAACAACCACTTCAAGTAAGCTTCTACCAAAACTAAAGACAGACCTCCAACAACTTATGGAAACAATAAAAACAGATATACTTATTATTGGAGCTGGTTTAACTGGTTTAACACTCGCCTACTACCTTAAAAATGCAAACATAAAAGTTAAGGTTCTAGAAGCCAAC includes these proteins:
- a CDS encoding peptide-N-glycosidase F-related protein, with the protein product MNKTKLVKAIQLVTGVIAMLFIINCSSNDDSGNATPVAKIITTGSFTNYGEVDVLSHSASQSFEVEGVSLVGNIAIATSVNFEVSVDDVSFSSEATIDKASGNSGNTIIYVRFSPTANAVGITAGTITLESSQAATKTLSLIGTGVSIAPIINVNGVVNNFGDVMVSENSETQNITINGDHLVSNIMITASTDFNVSLDNITFTSSVQIPAASANNDATVYVRFSPITLGAATGTLTLANADTTDTVIALEGNGAPVRHNYVAFNEQALGYGGGFNQSEAQTFTLHSDLTNIAQIKMYVQIDCPSSGCDDWDRFANIKVKDQITGDWYEIGRYITPYWTGTQQLDRGLEFDVTDFKSLLTGATELRIYIENWTSKADLITVDFDYIEGTPDYPYYAVSEVLGYHVNSIDGVPYGVAHSFDLDKQVVIPANAESTHLRTVISGWGHATPNDAGGRPCAEWCYRTHDIKIDGSNTFSHYLGPLGCAANPVNNQNPGNWTQDRAGWCPGMAVPTRIDDLGASMGGSIFTFEYDFEDWVNDGANGSAYYATSTYVVVKSNSVITAPVIID
- a CDS encoding M1 family metallopeptidase → MKHFFYILITMLCFSAKAQQTEYVDFNSIDAELNFRDFDNKVSGSVKITFEIKKDTDTIFIDARNMNLRGLYLHNIKKNEREENFKHYYDESKFYIIKKFKKKEKYFFRTSVFSHPKKAIYFIKKDDNDQIWTQGQGKYTSNWLPSIDDVNDKIEFDLSIIYQNGYEVLANGKLIDKEVGEKSTEWHYDMQKPMASYLVALAIGKYNKKEITSKSGIPIQLYYYPEDSARVEPTYRYTKEMFDFLEEEIGVAYPWQNYKQVPVKDFLYSGMENTSLTIFSDDFMIDETSFVDKNYVNVNAHELAHQWFGDFVTATEGKHHWLQEGFATYYALLAERDIFGDNYYYNTLYEYAKELINQEIAEEATALLDPKASSATFYKKGAWALHVLKEKVGEKAFKEAVKRYLNKHAFKNVETQDFITEVEKVSGQSLSSFKNEWLLSKKLPIAKMRATLKKNESIAFLETIVDADYLTYRTDENGYVFSSLVTALPKGFYTERIAVLKEAIKKPDYPTYKDLIDEAFNSKEIKTRQLLARYIPDGFKEENESLLLDASYTTKEIALSNLCSKFPNDRAKYLKATEGVIGFNDKNIRCLWLALALLTPEYNAAFNKSYINELGDYTSSKYGFQTRENAFTYIKNLEIFNIETLINLIDATNHHNWRFKSFARDLLKTLAEDEKHKEIIANLQEELKKQ
- the recG gene encoding ATP-dependent DNA helicase RecG; amino-acid sequence: MTTNLQTSIDYLKGVGPNRADLLRRELGIHTYQDLINLFPNRYLDRTKYYNINTLYQNTAEVQVIGKITSFKEIAQKRGKRLVATFQDETGTMELVWFRGQKWIREGLKLNVSYVIFGKVNSFGGKYNMAHPDIELLKEHEQNLRSALQPIYPSTEKLSTRGITNRMMIKIMQNLFIETGGKFVETLSKNLLENLKLVSKSEALLNIHFPKDSEALFKAEFRLKFEELFYIQLQLILKNLIHKSKIKGFPFETVGEQFNTFFKNHLPFELTGAQKRVLKEIRADMGSNAQMNRLLQGDVGSGKTIVALMSMLIAVGNGFQACLMAPTAILSVQHYNGLVELCKDLKISIKLLQGSSKTSERREIHEMLESGELDILIGTHALLEDKVKFKNLGLAVIDEQHRFGVKQRSKLWKKNTLPPHVLVMTATPIPRTLAMSVYGDLDISVIDELPPGRKAIKTVHRYDSNRLKVFQFIRSEIKKKRQVYIVYPLIQESAQMDYKDLMDGYESIARDFPAPEFQISIVHGKMKPADKEFEMQRFIKGQTQIMVATTVIEVGVNVPNASVMIIESAERFGLSQLHQLRGRVGRGTEQSYCILMTSHKQSENSKKRIETMVKTNDGFEIAEVDLNLRGPGDIMGTQQSGILNLRIADIIKDSEILKHARHHAKKLLEKDPSLGHAENAVILETYRQMGKYKNIWNYIS
- a CDS encoding universal stress protein → MKTFLVPISSLKEKKATLIYAIDFAKAVGAEMIYGIQLTEIDEKDHLEKIIEHAKSQGIDINFRFYEGETIEYIKEFCEDFKVDLVVASARTPKTNEKLYLDDLSGSIVRKTDMPVLLIPEDYKFETIATVLTAIKSGIVKTEEATKPIETILLKLKAQMTLLQVKTPEYLPEDLMFDKDLAALTSKYYSTENATLFQGVLEYIHVIEPDLICVFRRKRGFFQKLWSETVNDNSVRKSDFESRKPLLVLKGEQ